agccttgcttctggttggactcaggggcttgattcaagcacgggtcaggccatgacggagaaggtaagtggggtgggctggggtgggcttgcctggagctgccactgcaacagtttgtgcagtggcagctccaggtaaggggccaggcaggaggggggttggctggagctgccacactttgtgcagcggtggcagcaggtccaggtaaggggccaggtgtgtgtggggtgtgtgttcttacctgctctgtcatcggctggccctgacttgaattgagcccctgggtccacccagaagcaaggctgcaagtgtggccttgcttccaggtgcaccagggcgctcagttcaagcccgggcccaacgatgacagagcaggtaagcggggtggggtggggggggcttgcctggaggcgccgccctacgttccccatcctgctgtcccagcattcctgaccatgggacatactgacttgcaatgatagatcgttgcagtccaacacctttggagggcaccaggttggggaagggctgctctaaacaaaaaaagaagtaggtggctctaagttgttcgtcatcagttttccacaaccccacagtcacctctgcatatcctattctccatcctgtcctcatggtttatctgctttggcagaatgagaatttcactggtactttctgcctccttagggaggatgtggcgttaaggctggcgagccttaactcccaatttccccgctttttggtgcttggtgggaaactgtacggccttaacgttgttttataaaccgtaggttttttgttcattgaattagaatgtaagcctatgcggcagggtcttgctatttactgtgcaatctgtacagcaccatgtacattgatggtgctatataaataaataaattaattaattaattaataataataataataataataataataataataataataataaataaaatcagccaCTTCTCAAGACAGCTGCAGGACAACACGGCAGGGCTTTTTACAGCCTCCCCTTCTTCCGGGGACCAAggtcagtccaaccccctgctcagtgcaggaatccaccatacagatggttgtccagctgactcttgaaggcctccagggtgggagagcccacaacctcccagggcaactgattccattgtcgtactgctctaacagtcaggaagtttttcctgatgtccagccggaatctggcttcctgtaacttgagcccgttattccgtgtcctgcactctgggaggatcccaTGCCTCTCATCCTTGTCCTAGTATTTTCTGAATCCAGTGGTTCTTTTGGCCTTGCTAGGGCCGGATTCACACGCCTCTTGACTGGAAACACACAGGCCAAGCTGTCACGTTGTGTCTTTCTTTTGTTTGGAGAATGCAACGGGAGGGCATGCAGCCCTGGTACAGCGGCTGATTACACGGTTCCGAAAAATGATCCCGCTGTCCATCTATCCCCACGTTGTCCACTCTCCTTGGCAATggctcatgggggtgggggtgtctctctctctctctctctctctcaggcagagGAAGGTCTTTCCCACCAATGACCCCTGACCCGTTTTTCACCGGAGACGCCAGGGATGGAACCAGGAACCTTCGGCAGGCAAGACGGGCGCTCTGCCCTGGCGCTAGGGCCCTCTCCGGACCGTGCTCCATAAGGGTCCAGCGCTCCCTTTGCAATGACGCCGGACCCTCCGCGAGGGGCCCTGGGAGGGCCAGGATGAAGGTCGTGGGCAGAGAAGAGGCTCTTCGTCTTGGGAGCTTGGTCGCCTGCCTCCCCCTAACTGGGCCAGACCACGGCCCTGGGCTCCACCTTGGACCGCTTAGAGACGTCCTTGTCTCAAGCGGTACGGAAGTTATTACCAATAAAGAAAGGCACCTCAGTTCCCCACCTGTACAACTGGAGCCCTTTCTTTCGAGGATGGGCAGAGCGAAAGACGAAAGGCTCAAAGCTTCGTAAAACACACACCTTTATTCCAGGCAAGGAAACGTTCTCGGTAACGATTTCACAGGCAAGAAAGGAGACCCCTCCGTCCCACCCGGCCCAACCCTGTGCCAGCAGGGGGAAGGCTTGCTGTTTCCACCTGGAGAGTTTGAAAACACACGTTAAAATGCATTCAGGCTGTGTATTGAAAGCAGCGGTTCCAAGCAGTGCACGTGCTCCAGGGCGCTGTGCCAGAGCCGGCTGGGTCAGGGAACTCGAGGGCCAAACAGCCGCTCTGCAAACGCTCACATTGCCAGGTAGGGACAGCAACAGGCACCGGTGGAGAAAAGATGGAGGCATTGCCAGGGTGGCCCTTCCTTGTGGATAATCTATCCAGACTTGCGTTTCCCCGAGAACAGGAAGCAGCAGGGACGTTTTGCTGCATCTCCCCTGAGAAAGGGCAGCATCACTGACAGGAGCCCAGCCTAGTTAAGATTAAAAGAAGCAGCGGCGTTTTTTTACCGAGAGAGCCAGCGGGAATCTTCGATACAGGCCACGGCTACGATTACGGCCGTTTCCCCCACTATCAGTGGTGGTGAAGGCATccttttttcggggggggggggggagattaaaaagaagtatggggaagggaaggggggtgCCTCTCGCCAGAATCCATAAGTCCTTGGCCCAAACCCAGATTCGCAGCATGTAACAAAAGGCACGTTTACGGTTCCAGCAGCCGCACGGAGACCACGGTTCCAGTCCTTCAGTGTGTGCGTAGAAAGCCCTCTACAACTGCAGGCAGGTTTAGTCCCGTCACGCTCAGAGGGGAAAACTCAAGGTCGCCGCGACCGTCCTCGCTGCCAGGGCCTGGATCCTCGGAAGGAGGCAACTCCGAAGTGCTGGGGGTTCCCGGAGCCGCCCCAAGACCCGGCGTAGGGGTGGGCATTGTGGCGCTGGCTGTAGCTGGGCTGGCGACGCATTCTGGGCCCACTGCAGCGGCCACCCCGGGCTCTTCTAGGCGGCCTGTGTGGCAAGCCAGGGAGGGGCCAAGGCTCCTCATTGGGTCCAGGAGCAGGGAAGCCACCGGGATGGATTTCTACAGGAAGGAAAGGGGGGTCAGAGGAgaaggcgggcgggcaggcaggcaggcgggcgggcgggcagggggaaGGCGCAAACGCCTGGCCTAAGCTACAGAGCCACCGCAGATGAGCAGTGGTGTTCAGGAGGAACCGCCCTGAAGCATCGGCCCAGTGCGCTTCTGGATTTGGAGCTGGGGTGGGCGGCCCTTTTGGTCCCAAGGTCTGCATCCAATGACGCCCAGGCAGCCGGCAGGGGGCTGTGCATGCActacacacacccccacacacaccctgctgatACACCTCGCCTCCTCGCAGCACTCCGGCTGGGAAAGGAGACGTGCGGGGTGGCTCTCTGGCCGCTGCGCCTTCTCCCCCAGCAGGACCGGGCTCCCGATAACCCACCCGTGTGGGGAAAGAGGGTGTGCCCAGGAGTCGTCCCCGTGCCCCCTCTTTCCCAGGGCAATCAGGCTCCCGGCAAGCGGCCCTACGGCTGACTGGAGACCTCTCAGTCTCAGCCACTGCCGGGTGGCCAAGAGCAAAGCCCTCCCAGAAGGCCACAGGCCGAGACCACGGGTGGAGCGGAGGCCGAGGCCCAGGTCAGGGGGCCCAGGCTGCGCCTGCCACTCCCTTCCTCCTGTCGCAGCTGGCCTGACGGGACAAGGACCAGGCACCCCAAACACGGGTTCCCTCTTCCGGCCCACAGTGCCGCCCTGATGCTCAAGGGACCCCCTCTCCCCATTCTAGACAAGCTCATCTGCTCTCACCCCACTTTGTTTCCAAGTGgattctctcttcccctccctgctggaGACCGGTTTCTTCCCAGGGGCCGCGAGCACACTCTGAACCACGGCCCGCAAAAGAGCCCAGAGAGAGCGGGAACATACCTTCCAGATGGTGCGGGGGGCCCTGGTCGTCTTCACAGCCACCCATGGGCCCACGGGCATAGTTAGCATGATGCTGGAAATCTGGATCATTGCTGGGATTCAGTGGGCCAGGATAGGACGAGACGCCCTGACCGTCTTCATAGCCATCAGTGGGCCCACTGGCATAGGTGGCATCACCCAGGGAATATGGATCATTGTCAGGATAGAGCTGGCCAGGATAGGACGAGACACCCTGACCGTCTTCATAGCCATCCACGGGCCCATTGGCAAAGTTGGCATCACCCAGGGAATATGGATCATTGTCAGGACAGAGCTGGCCAGGGTAAGGCGGGGGGCACTGCTCATATCCGTATTCATCCACGGGCCCATTGGCATAGTTGGCACTGCCCAGGGAATAGGGCTCATGGCCAGGCTGGAGCTGACCAGGGTAGGGCAGAGGGCACTGCTCATGGCCGTATCCATCCATGGGCCCACTGATGACCTCCGCCCTGTATTGGAGATAAGACTCATGGCTGGGATTGGGATGGCCAGCGAAGGGTGGGCCCCCCTGCCCGTAGTCAAATCCATCCCTGGGCCCATGGCTACAATTCACATTGTGTTGGATGTGAGGAACGTTCCTAAGGTGGAGGTGGCCAGGGTGGGGCGGGGGCCCCTGCTCGTATTCATATCCATCCCCAGGCTCATGGCTATAGTTCCCATTGTGTTGGAAATAAGGACCGTTCCCGAGATGGAGGGGACCAGGGCAAGGCTGGGGACCGTGCCCATATTCAAATCCATCCCCAGGGCCATTGACATAAGCATTTTCTGGGACATATTCAAATCCCTCTTCGGTCCTGCTGCCGTAGCTAGAATGATGTTGGGCAAAAGGATTGAACTGGCTAAAGGGTGAGCCACTGGCAAGTGGCAGTGGCTGCCGTGGCCCCTGTGGGAAGGGCAGCCGTGAGGAAGGGGATTGCTCTTCGATATTTCCATTCCAATCTATTCCTGTGAAGTCTAGAGATGGGAGATAAAAGAGTGGTTGTTATTCTGGAGCAAGGAGATGTGTGGCTCACCAATGTGTTTGAACCTCAGAAAGCAAGGACGTGCACACTCAGGATCTCTTGATGGTTGAttaaatgattgattgattgccttcATACATAGTTCCGGCCTTTTCTGAGCGGTGCGATCCTTCTACCTACataagcagtttatttatttattactgcatttatatcccaccccttttttcctccaaggaacccaaagcggtgtacgtaatcctcttcctactctctattttattctcacaacaacaacaaccctgtgaggtaggttgggctgagagtctgtgactggcccaaagtcacccagtgggtttccatggccgagtggggcctaAGAACCCAACTCAAATTGccaagggagcttcagctattgggcggtataaaaatgtaataaataaataaataataaataaataacccagatctcctgactcccagaccaacactccctgccactacgccacactggctcttgagttCAAGGCATGGCCAGTCTGGGCTGCTAAGTGCTCCTGAGTTTCTCTCTTGTTCAAGAAGAAACATGtgtcttgctggatcaaaccaagggccaCCCAGTCCAGCGATCTGTGCAAGAAACCCAGCACCTGCGGACTCTAGAAATTTGGCCAGTGATCCGCTGGTGGGCAGTGGCCAAATTTATGTTCTGCCTTCGCCTGTTTAGAGCTGCTATCCCAACCTGCAAAACAAGGACTCTTCCAGGTGGGAAGTCCTCATGTCCCTGGCTGGCTGTCTTTGGTCACTGGTGCATCATTTAAATCCACAAGGCAAATAACATATCTATCTGCCAAATAAAAAATCCCCTGTTGTCACTCATATGAAGGAACTAATTAGTGACTTTGGTCCTCAAAACTCCCCCTGAAGGCAGTGTGGGAGACTTAAACCATCATAAACCATTTGCATAtggcaatcatagaatcacagaatagcagagttggaaggggcctacaaggccatcgagtccaaccccctgctccaggcaggaatccaccctaaagcatccctgacagagggtggtccagctgcctcttgaaggcctctagtgtgggaagcccaccacctccctaggtcactggttccattgtcgtactgctctaacagtcaggaagtttttcctgatgtccagctgaaatctggcttcctttaacttgagcccgttattccatgtcctgcactctgggaggatcgagaagagatcctggccctcctctgtgtgacaaccttttaagtatttgaagagtgctattatgtctcccctcaatcttctcttctccaggctaaacatgcccagttctttcagtctctcttcctagggctttgtttccagacccctgatcatcctggttgccctcctctgaacacgctccagcttgtctgcgtccttcttgaattgtggagcccagaactggacgcaatactctagatgaggcctaaccagtgatttggaagctatacttctattaatacagcccaaaatagcatttgcttttcttgcagccatatcacactgttggctcatattcagcttgtgatctacaacaattccaagatccttctcgtttgtagtattgctaagctaagtatcccccgtcttgtaactgtgcctttggtttctatttcctaaatgaagaacttggcatttatccctattaaatttcatcctgttgttttcagcccagcactccagcctatcaagatcactttgaagtttgtttctgtcttccagggtattagctatcccacccaattttgtgtcatctgcaaatctgataagcgttccctgcacctcctcgcccaaatcattaatacaaatgttgaagagcactgggcccaggactgagccctgcggtacccactcattgcctctccccagtttgagaaggttctattgataagtactctttgagtctgattctgtagccaactgaatccacctaatagttgttccatctagcccacttttacctagtttgttaattagaatatcatggggcactttgtcaaaagctttgctgaagtcaagatatatgacttccacagcattcccacagtccacaaggaaggttacccgatcaaagaatgagatcagattattgtgtgacagcagcaggaggcaaagtgccagtcgggaaatgcgatttcccccaagTCTGGTGTTGCTCGGAGTCACTTCCGACATCTGGAAATCCATTTCCTTGTTAGCGCCCTTCATTCTTTCCCCCCTACCCTTGTCCAGAAGCAGTTTCCAGGAAGAGTCCCTGGCTGCATTTTCCTTTCCTGGAACTGGGAGGGGCTCTCTCTCGCAGCTGGTATACCTGCAACTCCAATGAACCTGGGCATACCTgccagagtgggaggagcaatcCACATAAGGACACCTTCCTCCACTGTAGGAAAATCAAAAGTGTACACAACTCTCAATTGACTTTTAATGTTCTTAAGTTtcttaaatgtgtatttctgcactgctgctgattttatcccggttgtgcttttatattgtattttatatcatgtttttatactgtttgttttaatttttggttggttttaatttttgtgaaccacctagggagcgtcggctattgggcggtataaaaatgcaacaaataaataaataagtttctaGCTCTCATCGTTGCCAAGGCATCATCCTAACCGAAATGCATCTCCATCACAGCTGCAGCCTTCAAAACATCTCAATCCTACCTTCCATCCAGCAGAAGATGGAACACACCTGCCCCACACTCACCAATTTGAGGTTTCCTCTTCTGGAGCTCCACTCCCCAGGCATCAGCCATGTGGGTCAGCAGAAGTTTGGTGATGCACCGATGTACCCAGTTATTCCAGTGGATGCCGTCCTTGTGAAGGTACTGCTCCAGAAAGCGGAAGGAGTAGTGCAAGTCCAAGACATCAAATTGGTAGCAACAGGCTATGCTGGCACTGTAGAAGTTGCTATGGATCACATCCATAGGAGTGcagttctgcatacaagttaaaacatgactttttaacaaagcctttgatggcttaAATCACCAAGATTGCACATGGTTTTAAAATTCTAGTCTGGTTTTAGTTTGATTaacgttttaatttgtttttagctgtgtatatttattgttttatactgctggtATGACTTTATCTGCACGCcgtcctgagatcccagtgatagagggcaggatacaaatgttttaataaataaataaataaataaatgtggggctGAAATCTATGGGATATGCAGCAATATGGAGACACAGCAAtctgggtattatttatttatttatttatttatttatttatttaattacatttatatatcgccccacagccgaagctctctgggcggtttacaacatttaaaaatagtaaacattaaaagtatacaatttaaaaacacacacacacacacataaaaacagtataaaaacaacagtatccatttaaaaacaacaattgtggggtccattaaaaacaaacttaacgttgttaaatgctgttaaaatgctgttaaaaagcattTTTACATAAATGCTTTAGACATACAAAATGCTTTAGACATAAATGCTTTACATAAATGCTTTAGACATACAAAAATGCTTTAGACATACAAAAAAAGCATTAGACATAAAACTCATGGCACAGATGGGAATTTTGACtccttatctagggtgaccatatgaaaaggaggacagggctcctgtatctttaacagttgcatagaaaagggaatttcagcaggtgtcctttgtatatatggagaacctggtgaaatttcctcttcatcataccagttaaagctgcaggagctatactgcagctatactgtgaccagatttaaaagagggcagggcacctgcagctttaactgttgcgatgaacagggaatttcaccaagttccccatatatacaaatgacacctgttgaaattcccttttctacacaactattaaagatacaggagccctgtcctccttttcatatggtcaccctaagccttaTCATAATTCTTTCCTACCCtaaaggcaggaaacaacatatTATTTCTCTcaattcccccccgcccctcaaCAATCCTGTAAAGAAATTTAGACACGAGGCTCAGTTCGCACAACagttttctcaacggtggtgtcacaactccacagtggagtttcacaattccaccacttagaaaagtgttgtctgggggaaaaaacaccatcCCATGGTGGagtgttggtttttgtttttaaaccaccctGAATCTCCATGTTGTGCAGAGgacagttcctgcacaactgctgtgttgtgtgttgtgcggagggctccgtggagtttcctgttgagtggagttcctcagtggccacagagttcgtggcaagagcagtgaaaggagggagtgctgctctaggagaaccACTgagattggggtttttttttccagcaatggctgatgggataccattgggaggagagagggtggaggaactgtcactcaaacACTGCGTTGACTTTTACCCCGCTCCACAGGAGGTCACAGCCACACAACGGTGGAggtggaacatgttgtgtggggaagaccccctacaaactccactgtggagtggagttttcccactgagtagagaaaagtgttgtgtgaactgagccagcaTGATGCCACCCTAACcaagactagggtgaccgtatgaaaaagaggacagggctcctctatctttaacagttgtactgaaaaggggatttcagcaggtgtcatttgtatatatggagaacctggtgaaatttcctctttatctcaacagttaaagcctcaagagccctgccctcttttaaatctggtcactctagtatagctcctgcagctttaactgttgtgatgaagagggaatgtcaccaggttctccatatatacaaatgccacctgcttttaaagcttttaaaacttgatgttgtgcagacttctactgttactttctactgttagtttttccctaccctgtgcctgcttaccctaccctgtacctgtttgcattctcttcccctccttattgttttactatgattttattagattgtaagcctatgcggcagggtcttgctatttactgttttactctgtacagcaccatgtacattgatggtgctatataaataaataataataataataataataataataataataataataataataataataatgctgaaattcccttttctatgcaactgttaaagatacaggagccctgtcctccttttcatatggtcaccctacccaagaccatctacttggggtcagcttcggctgatccgccagctatggcatttcctggacagggacaacctagccacagtagtgcatacaCTGGTAACTCCctgcttagactactgcaatgcactctacgtggggctgcccttgaagacgacgcggaagttgcaactagtgcaaaatgcagtggctagactgctgaccggtacatctcacagagaccacataacaccagtcttaaaggaattgcactggctgcctttacgcttccggtcggaattcaaggtgctggtaatgacgtttaaagccctaaacggcttgggatctcgatacctgagagagcgcctctccttatatatgcctgcccgagaccttagatctgttggaggagcccttctccgcatcccaccaatgcaacatatacgctatgctgggagaagggagagggccttctctgtggtggcgccccgactgtggaatgccctccccttggaggcccaattggcaccaacattgactgcattttgacaccaagtaaaaaacatggctttttaacaaagcctttgaaggttaaactcactggcacatttttttaactgttttaactgcttttaaattatatattgttttaacttggatcatggtttaatttgtttttaactgtgcatatttattgttttatactgtatgtttttatctgtacgccgctctgagatcttaattaatatagggcgggatatatgtaaacgttttaaataaataaataaatccagcaaaATTCACAATCCTAGAAAGCCCAGAAACTGAGGGAGCTTTCAGACAAGACTACACTTGAAAGACCAGACCGGCTTTTCTTCCATTTCTATCCTTCCGGTGTTTACACACTGCTTCTTTTTCGTACTACCAAAAAAGCCCCGCCTGGTAGAGCTAAGACCCGTCGAACTTCTGGAAACACCCAGAACAAGCAACACCAAACAATCAGTTTGTACAGCACGGCCACCACACGGAAGCATGCCAGGGGGCGCCCTTCTTCCGTGCTCAACCCTGCACTACTTGCGCCCCAAAGGGGGGCAGCCCAGAcacgggggaggggtggggatggCGGACCTTGGTGAGAGCTCGGCCTCAGTCCCCCTGGCAAAGCACGCAGCCCCTGCATACCTTAAATAATTTCCCGGTGACCGTTTCTCTTATGGGCATGGCCGTGTCC
This genomic stretch from Elgaria multicarinata webbii isolate HBS135686 ecotype San Diego chromosome 10, rElgMul1.1.pri, whole genome shotgun sequence harbors:
- the LOC134404692 gene encoding PC-esterase domain-containing protein 1A-like — its product is MRTFECPLGDMHDFSSKEAQYLLHNKFVVVIGDSIYRSMYKDLIYILQKDEMLTLDQLKEKGKETFANDCRVEFDGLHPGTDFCEVRQYRTSHHLVRFYFITRAYSSYVESILNDFKAGVESGLTPDVIIINSCIWDLNRYHDNSTKEPPLPKAIREYRQNLEKLFAGLDDVLPSGCLVIWDTAMPIRETVTGKLFKNCTPMDVIHSNFYSASIACCYQFDVLDLHYSFRFLEQYLHKDGIHWNNWVHRCITKLLLTHMADAWGVELQKRKPQIDFTGIDWNGNIEEQSPSSRLPFPQGPRQPLPLASGSPFSQFNPFAQHHSSYGSRTEEGFEYVPENAYVNGPGDGFEYGHGPQPCPGPLHLGNGPYFQHNGNYSHEPGDGYEYEQGPPPHPGHLHLRNVPHIQHNVNCSHGPRDGFDYGQGGPPFAGHPNPSHESYLQYRAEVISGPMDGYGHEQCPLPYPGQLQPGHEPYSLGSANYANGPVDEYGYEQCPPPYPGQLCPDNDPYSLGDANFANGPVDGYEDGQGVSSYPGQLYPDNDPYSLGDATYASGPTDGYEDGQGVSSYPGPLNPSNDPDFQHHANYARGPMGGCEDDQGPPHHLEEIHPGGFPAPGPNEEPWPLPGLPHRPPRRARGGRCSGPRMRRQPSYSQRHNAHPYAGSWGGSGNPQHFGVASFRGSRPWQRGRSRRP